A window of Blastomonas sp. SL216 contains these coding sequences:
- a CDS encoding NAD(P)H-dependent oxidoreductase has product MTDAPELLIIWHSRTGTARAMAEAALEAASGEGPVRMIAAHEVQPEDMLAASGYLFVCPENLATMSGAMKEFFDRCYYPLLGLVEGRPYAAMVAAGSDGAGAVRQIERIATGWRLRRVADSLIVCTHAQTAEAIAAPKHPDAATLEPCREMGAMFGAGLALGIF; this is encoded by the coding sequence ATGACCGATGCACCCGAACTGCTGATCATCTGGCACAGCCGCACCGGCACCGCACGGGCGATGGCCGAGGCGGCGCTGGAGGCGGCGTCGGGCGAAGGCCCGGTGCGGATGATCGCGGCCCACGAGGTGCAGCCCGAGGACATGCTCGCCGCGTCCGGCTATCTGTTCGTATGCCCGGAAAATCTCGCGACCATGTCTGGCGCGATGAAGGAGTTTTTCGACCGCTGCTATTATCCGCTGCTGGGTCTTGTCGAAGGGCGGCCCTATGCGGCGATGGTCGCGGCGGGATCCGACGGGGCAGGGGCGGTGCGCCAGATCGAACGGATTGCGACCGGCTGGCGGCTCAGGCGCGTCGCCGACAGCCTGATCGTCTGCACCCATGCCCAGACGGCCGAAGCGATTGCCGCGCCTAAGCATCCGGATGCAGCGACGCTGGAGCCGTGCCGGGAAATGGGCGCGATGTTCGGCGCGGGGCTGGCCTTGGGAATTTTCTGA
- a CDS encoding TonB-dependent receptor, with product MKTYAIRRALLVASSLGTLGFANPVLAQQSDDDERLIIVTAQRQNQSGVEQQGSAGVLGDKDAADVPFSIRSYNAALILNQQPQTLGQVLENDPTIRTTTGFGIAGELFVIRGFSLAGDDIGYDGLYGITPRQLVAPELYESVQVLNGSSAFLNGAAPGGTGIGGSVNLIPKRATAEPITRATIGYTGPEHVGGGFDFGRRMGKNGEWGIRINGTARAGDVAVDDEFRSSYVLGAAIDYNSGPFRATLDLAYQRVKVSHFRPKLRVNTLAEIPDAPDASTNFGQPWQYTTLRDIFGQFRMEYDVAKDVMVYAAFGARDGSEEGVYSTPTLVSLNGDITVSSSFIPRTDNNEAATVGARARLSGGGITHEFNVGGLMNWLVNRNAFQFFDLSAQRNNLYAPVEVTPSTRITFVGGNLSDPFPISRTQLSSVFFSDTIGLWNDRILLTAGLRLQTINAKSYSNVSGALVSEYDEDKVTPVFGLVFKPAEGLSLYANRIEALVQGATAPLTGANPTGGAALPVTNAGEILPPFVSEQYELGGKWTIGPVDLSLALFQIDRETAILRADPNTVGALQFGPFGIQRNRGIEFTMAGELAEGLRLIAGGSIIDAKLRRTQNGVNEGAQAVGVPEYTLNANVEWDVPFVPALTLTGRVVHTGEQAANVANSLFLDSWTRFDIGARYVAVVGGKPLTFRFNIDNVADADYWASAFDSFRPDLQLGAPRTFKASMTYDF from the coding sequence GTGAAGACATATGCCATTCGCCGCGCCCTTCTTGTTGCCAGCTCGCTGGGCACGCTCGGTTTCGCCAACCCCGTGCTGGCCCAGCAATCGGACGATGATGAACGGCTGATCATCGTCACCGCCCAGCGGCAGAACCAGTCGGGCGTCGAGCAGCAGGGCAGTGCGGGCGTGCTGGGCGACAAGGATGCAGCCGATGTGCCGTTCAGCATCCGCAGCTATAACGCCGCGCTGATCCTCAATCAGCAGCCGCAGACGCTGGGCCAGGTGCTGGAGAACGATCCCACCATCCGCACCACCACCGGCTTCGGCATCGCGGGCGAACTGTTCGTGATCCGCGGCTTTTCGCTCGCCGGGGACGATATCGGCTATGACGGGCTTTACGGCATCACCCCGCGCCAGCTCGTCGCGCCCGAATTGTATGAATCGGTTCAGGTGCTCAACGGGTCGAGCGCCTTTCTGAACGGCGCTGCCCCTGGCGGCACCGGGATCGGCGGCAGCGTCAACCTGATCCCCAAGCGCGCGACGGCGGAGCCCATCACGCGCGCGACCATCGGCTATACCGGGCCCGAACATGTCGGCGGCGGCTTCGATTTCGGACGCCGGATGGGCAAGAACGGCGAATGGGGCATCCGCATCAACGGCACCGCGCGCGCAGGCGATGTCGCAGTCGATGACGAATTCCGCAGCAGCTATGTGCTGGGCGCGGCGATCGACTATAATTCCGGGCCGTTCCGCGCCACGCTCGATCTTGCCTATCAGCGGGTCAAGGTGTCGCACTTCCGGCCCAAATTGCGCGTCAACACATTGGCCGAAATACCGGACGCGCCCGATGCCAGCACCAATTTTGGCCAGCCCTGGCAATATACTACGCTGCGCGACATTTTCGGCCAGTTCCGCATGGAATATGACGTGGCCAAGGACGTGATGGTCTATGCCGCATTCGGTGCGCGCGACGGTTCCGAAGAGGGCGTCTACAGCACGCCGACGCTGGTCAGCCTCAATGGCGACATCACGGTGAGCAGCTCGTTCATCCCGCGCACCGACAATAACGAGGCCGCCACAGTGGGGGCCCGCGCCAGGCTCAGCGGCGGCGGGATCACGCATGAATTCAACGTTGGCGGCTTGATGAACTGGCTGGTCAACCGCAACGCCTTCCAGTTCTTCGACCTGTCGGCCCAGCGCAACAATCTCTACGCGCCTGTCGAAGTGACGCCATCGACCCGTATCACCTTCGTGGGCGGCAATCTCAGCGACCCGTTCCCGATTTCGCGCACGCAGCTTTCCAGTGTGTTCTTCTCGGACACCATCGGCTTGTGGAACGACCGCATTTTGCTGACGGCCGGATTGCGGCTGCAGACGATCAACGCCAAATCCTATTCCAACGTCAGCGGCGCGCTGGTCAGCGAATATGACGAGGACAAGGTGACGCCAGTGTTTGGCCTGGTGTTCAAGCCGGCAGAGGGGCTGTCGCTCTATGCCAACCGCATCGAAGCGCTGGTACAGGGTGCCACTGCGCCGCTGACCGGGGCCAATCCCACCGGCGGTGCTGCTCTGCCGGTGACCAATGCCGGGGAGATCCTGCCGCCGTTCGTGTCGGAGCAATATGAACTCGGTGGCAAATGGACAATTGGGCCTGTCGACCTGTCGCTGGCGCTGTTCCAGATCGATCGCGAAACCGCGATCCTGCGGGCTGATCCGAACACCGTCGGCGCGCTGCAGTTCGGACCGTTCGGCATTCAGCGCAACCGCGGCATCGAATTCACCATGGCGGGCGAACTGGCCGAAGGCCTGCGCCTGATTGCGGGCGGTTCGATCATCGATGCCAAGCTGCGCCGGACGCAGAACGGGGTGAATGAGGGCGCGCAGGCGGTGGGCGTGCCCGAATACACGCTGAACGCCAATGTCGAATGGGACGTGCCCTTCGTGCCCGCGCTGACCCTGACCGGGCGGGTGGTGCATACCGGCGAACAGGCGGCGAATGTCGCCAACAGCCTGTTCCTCGATTCCTGGACCCGGTTCGATATCGGCGCGCGCTATGTCGCGGTGGTGGGCGGAAAGCCGCTGACCTTCCGCTTCAATATCGATAATGTGGCCGATGCGGACTATTGGGCTTCGGCCTTTGACAGCTTCCGCCCCGATCTCCAGCTCGGCGCACCGCGCACGTTCAAGGCATCGATGACCTACGATTTCTGA
- a CDS encoding prolyl oligopeptidase family serine peptidase produces MLFRSSLLALAACMAVPAAAQQAPVETRQVGTARLENVPEIPQDVRDAVQRYQNYREARFQDWLPDGGMLITTRFGSTFQVHHVPAPGAARRQLTYFNEPVGGAKTVPGQQRFVLTRDTGGDEWFQLFVRDLDGIAQPLTEPVTRNQSPVFAKDGSLLVWSRAIKGSADYAIMAADPADPKSRRVVWQGTGAVGPQDISADKATVLLAKGISNRENQLMLLDMASGKVTPLDFSIKAKARFEDARFIDGGKAIVAITNAGTDTRRLVRIDIATGKMTTLSREPGWDVEAYDLSPDGATVAYTLNEDGYSRVILMPLAGGGQAASPALPRGVVTALSFSPDGRQLAVGLSNATTAGDVWAVDMGSMAITRWTQSEPGELDVAKLVEPQLVRFTSFDGLTVPAFVYRPKNAAPDAKLPVIIDIHGGPEAQTRPSWNPGAQYFADVLGAVVILPNVRGSDGYGTKYLNLDNGPLREDSVKDIGALIDWAGKQPGMDAKRIAVYGQSYGGYMSLASMTFYSDRLVGGVERYGISDFISFMANTEAYRRDNRRAEYGDERDPKMRAVYERIAPLKNVGKITKPMLVMQGANDPRVPQSESDQVVAALRGNGVETWYVLYADEGHGFLKKANNDLRREVETVFLRKLFAQ; encoded by the coding sequence ATGCTGTTCCGATCGTCGCTGCTGGCTCTTGCCGCTTGTATGGCCGTCCCCGCTGCCGCGCAGCAGGCCCCTGTCGAAACGCGCCAGGTCGGCACCGCGCGGCTGGAGAATGTGCCTGAAATTCCCCAGGATGTGCGCGATGCGGTGCAGCGCTACCAGAATTATCGCGAAGCGCGGTTCCAGGACTGGCTGCCCGATGGCGGCATGCTGATCACCACCCGCTTCGGCTCGACCTTTCAGGTGCACCATGTACCCGCCCCCGGCGCGGCGCGGCGGCAGCTGACCTATTTCAACGAGCCGGTGGGCGGCGCGAAGACCGTGCCGGGTCAGCAGCGTTTCGTGCTGACCCGCGACACCGGCGGCGATGAGTGGTTCCAGCTGTTCGTCCGCGATCTCGATGGCATCGCCCAGCCGCTGACCGAGCCGGTGACGCGCAACCAGTCGCCGGTCTTCGCCAAGGATGGCAGCCTGCTGGTCTGGTCGCGCGCGATCAAGGGCTCGGCGGATTACGCGATCATGGCCGCCGACCCGGCGGACCCCAAGAGCCGCCGCGTGGTCTGGCAGGGCACCGGCGCTGTCGGCCCGCAGGACATCAGCGCCGACAAGGCGACGGTGCTGCTCGCCAAGGGCATTTCCAACCGCGAGAACCAGCTGATGCTGCTCGATATGGCGAGCGGCAAGGTGACCCCGCTCGATTTCTCGATCAAGGCCAAGGCGCGGTTCGAGGATGCGCGCTTCATCGATGGCGGCAAGGCGATCGTCGCGATCACCAATGCGGGGACCGATACGCGGCGGCTGGTGCGGATCGACATCGCCACCGGCAAGATGACCACCCTCTCGCGCGAACCGGGCTGGGATGTCGAGGCCTATGACCTTTCGCCCGACGGTGCCACGGTTGCCTATACGCTGAACGAGGACGGCTATTCGCGCGTCATCCTGATGCCGCTCGCCGGTGGCGGGCAGGCAGCGTCCCCGGCACTGCCGCGCGGTGTGGTAACGGCCTTGTCCTTCTCGCCCGATGGGCGCCAGCTCGCTGTGGGCCTGAGCAATGCGACCACGGCGGGCGATGTCTGGGCGGTGGATATGGGCAGCATGGCCATTACCCGCTGGACCCAGTCGGAACCCGGCGAGCTGGACGTCGCCAAGCTGGTCGAACCGCAGCTGGTCCGCTTCACGAGCTTTGACGGGCTGACCGTGCCCGCCTTTGTCTATCGGCCCAAGAACGCCGCGCCCGATGCGAAGCTGCCGGTCATCATCGACATTCATGGTGGACCCGAGGCGCAGACCCGGCCCAGCTGGAACCCCGGCGCGCAATATTTTGCCGATGTGCTGGGTGCGGTGGTGATCCTGCCCAATGTGCGCGGATCGGACGGTTATGGCACCAAGTATCTCAACCTCGACAATGGCCCGCTGCGCGAGGACAGCGTCAAGGATATCGGCGCGCTGATCGACTGGGCGGGCAAGCAGCCGGGCATGGATGCGAAGCGGATCGCGGTCTATGGCCAGTCCTATGGCGGCTATATGTCGCTGGCGAGCATGACCTTCTATTCGGACAGGCTGGTGGGCGGCGTCGAGCGCTATGGCATCAGCGACTTCATCAGCTTCATGGCCAATACCGAGGCCTATCGCCGCGACAACCGCCGCGCCGAATATGGCGACGAGCGCGACCCCAAGATGCGCGCAGTCTATGAGCGCATCGCGCCGCTGAAGAATGTCGGCAAGATCACCAAGCCGATGCTGGTCATGCAAGGTGCGAACGACCCGCGCGTGCCGCAGTCCGAATCCGATCAGGTTGTCGCGGCCCTGCGTGGCAACGGCGTCGAAACCTGGTACGTGCTCTATGCCGATGAAGGGCATGGCTTCCTGAAAAAGGCGAACAACGATCTGCGCCGCGAGGTGGAGACGGTGTTCCTGCGCAAGCTGTTCGCGCAATGA
- a CDS encoding histone deacetylase family protein encodes MKAFFDPRQHDHAPAMELHNGAYVPYAEHRGRMENVLGALSDVEAPRDFGLEPIRRVHRDNYLEFLQSAHQRWVDAGRNGDAHGYAWPVVGRRPLKLNRIDADLGQFSFDASSPISAGTWVSAYWGAQSALAATEAVLAGDRAAFALCRPPGHHCGADYLGGYCFINNVAVAAEAAIAAGRQRIAILDIDYHHGNGTQDIFYDRGDVLFVSVHADPATDYPFFWGHADERGEGAGEGATLNLPLPRGTDLAAYVAALDSGLAAIRDFGADLLCVSFGADTFAGDPISQFALQTADYTPIARAIAALDLPTVIVMEGGYAVDALGANVAAFLKGFE; translated from the coding sequence ATGAAGGCGTTCTTCGATCCACGCCAGCACGACCATGCGCCCGCGATGGAGCTGCATAACGGGGCCTATGTTCCCTATGCCGAGCATCGCGGGCGGATGGAAAATGTGCTGGGCGCGCTCAGCGATGTTGAGGCGCCGCGCGATTTCGGGCTGGAGCCGATCCGCCGAGTGCATCGCGACAATTATCTGGAGTTCCTGCAATCGGCGCATCAGCGCTGGGTCGATGCTGGGCGCAATGGCGATGCGCATGGCTATGCCTGGCCGGTGGTGGGGCGGCGTCCGCTGAAGCTCAACCGGATCGACGCCGATCTCGGCCAGTTCAGCTTCGATGCCTCCAGCCCGATCAGCGCCGGAACCTGGGTGAGCGCCTATTGGGGCGCGCAATCGGCACTGGCGGCAACCGAGGCGGTGCTGGCGGGGGATCGCGCGGCCTTCGCCTTGTGCCGTCCTCCGGGCCATCATTGCGGCGCGGATTATCTGGGCGGCTATTGCTTCATCAACAATGTCGCAGTTGCTGCAGAAGCGGCCATCGCTGCGGGGCGGCAGCGCATCGCCATTCTCGATATCGACTATCATCACGGCAACGGCACGCAGGACATTTTCTACGATCGCGGCGACGTGCTGTTCGTGTCGGTCCATGCCGATCCTGCCACAGATTACCCGTTCTTCTGGGGCCATGCCGATGAGCGCGGCGAAGGCGCAGGCGAGGGCGCAACGCTCAACCTGCCGCTTCCGCGCGGCACCGATCTTGCCGCCTATGTCGCGGCGCTGGACTCAGGGTTGGCCGCGATCCGCGATTTCGGCGCGGACCTGCTGTGCGTGTCTTTCGGTGCGGATACCTTCGCCGGCGATCCGATCTCGCAATTCGCGCTGCAGACGGCGGATTATACCCCCATCGCCCGCGCGATCGCGGCGCTCGATCTGCCCACGGTGATCGTGATGGAAGGCGGCTATGCAGTGGACGCCCTCGGCGCCAATGTCGCGGCGTTCCTCAAGGGGTTTGAATAG
- the recJ gene encoding single-stranded-DNA-specific exonuclease RecJ, which yields MATLHPDPVLGITRSLTGQPWHWRGAEGDRREADLQPDDLVALLLLSRGVPRDDLDRHRSPTIRGFMPDPSIFRDMDNAADRLAQAVIAREKVTIYGDYDVDGATSAALLIRLLRDLGLDAGAYIPDRLMEGYGPSGAALTRLAQDGSTLIVTVDCGAMAYEALQMAHEAGVDVVVVDHHKCAAELPRAFALVNPNRLDEEDEAASHGHLAAVGVAFLLAAAVVRTLRQQGYFASRAEPALMELLDLVALGTVADVAQLKGLNRAFVAQGLKIMGRRRNIGMAALIEASRLTRAPICSDLGFALGPRINAGGRVGAADLGVRLLTTQDEAEARAIAAELSRLNEERRAIEAMVQEEAEALLAAQHNRDVALLAGHGWHAGVIGIVAGRIKEKTGRPSLVIALDEAGIGKGSGRSIPGVDLGAAIIAAKDAGLLVAGGGHAMAAGLTINADFMDRFGEFLEDRLAAPVAAASGAARLLVDALVAPRGLTPDLVEQMEAAGPYGMGWPAPRLATGPVRIVRCDVVGTTHVRAIAAGDDGASFKAMAFRSVDTPLGQALLGAPRDRRFWLAGRVKIDNWNGNHAAEMHVDDLAPVEF from the coding sequence ATGGCCACCCTTCACCCCGATCCCGTTCTTGGCATTACCCGCTCGCTCACCGGCCAGCCCTGGCATTGGCGCGGCGCCGAAGGTGACCGGCGCGAGGCTGATCTCCAGCCCGATGATCTGGTGGCGCTGCTGCTGCTCAGCCGCGGCGTGCCGCGCGACGATCTGGACCGGCACCGGTCGCCGACCATTCGCGGCTTCATGCCCGATCCGTCGATCTTCCGCGACATGGACAATGCCGCCGACCGGCTGGCCCAGGCGGTGATCGCGCGCGAAAAGGTGACCATCTATGGCGATTATGACGTCGATGGCGCGACCAGCGCGGCGCTGCTGATCCGGCTGCTGCGCGATCTGGGGCTCGATGCCGGGGCCTATATCCCTGACCGGCTGATGGAAGGCTATGGCCCCTCGGGCGCGGCGCTGACCAGGCTGGCGCAGGATGGCTCGACGCTGATCGTCACCGTCGATTGCGGCGCAATGGCCTATGAGGCGCTGCAGATGGCGCATGAGGCCGGGGTCGATGTCGTGGTGGTCGATCACCACAAATGTGCAGCAGAGCTTCCTCGCGCCTTTGCGCTGGTCAACCCCAACCGGCTGGACGAGGAGGACGAGGCAGCATCGCATGGCCATCTGGCGGCGGTCGGCGTCGCGTTCCTGCTCGCCGCTGCCGTGGTGCGCACCCTGCGCCAGCAGGGCTATTTCGCGAGTCGCGCCGAGCCGGCGCTGATGGAGCTGCTCGATCTCGTGGCGCTGGGCACGGTTGCCGATGTCGCACAGTTGAAGGGCCTCAACCGCGCCTTTGTCGCGCAGGGGCTGAAGATCATGGGGCGCAGGCGCAATATCGGCATGGCCGCGCTGATCGAGGCCAGCCGCCTGACGCGCGCACCGATATGCTCGGACCTGGGCTTTGCGCTGGGCCCGCGAATCAATGCCGGCGGGCGAGTCGGCGCGGCGGACCTGGGCGTGCGGCTGCTGACGACCCAGGACGAGGCAGAGGCGCGTGCGATCGCAGCCGAACTGTCCCGCCTCAACGAAGAACGCCGCGCGATCGAGGCGATGGTGCAGGAAGAGGCCGAAGCCCTGCTCGCCGCGCAGCATAACCGCGACGTGGCGCTGCTCGCCGGGCACGGCTGGCATGCGGGCGTGATCGGCATTGTCGCGGGGCGAATCAAGGAAAAGACGGGCCGCCCGTCGCTGGTGATCGCGCTGGACGAGGCAGGGATCGGCAAGGGATCGGGCCGCTCCATCCCGGGCGTCGATCTGGGCGCGGCGATCATCGCGGCCAAGGATGCTGGGCTGCTGGTTGCAGGCGGCGGCCATGCCATGGCAGCCGGGCTGACGATCAACGCGGATTTCATGGACCGGTTCGGCGAATTTCTGGAAGACCGGCTCGCCGCCCCGGTCGCCGCAGCCTCTGGCGCAGCGCGGCTGCTGGTCGATGCGCTGGTTGCGCCGCGCGGGCTGACACCCGATCTGGTCGAGCAGATGGAGGCAGCGGGACCCTATGGCATGGGCTGGCCCGCGCCGCGTCTTGCGACCGGGCCGGTGCGAATCGTGCGCTGCGATGTCGTCGGCACCACCCATGTCCGCGCGATCGCGGCAGGCGATGACGGTGCATCGTTCAAGGCGATGGCGTTCCGCAGCGTCGACACCCCGCTGGGCCAGGCGCTGCTCGGCGCGCCGCGCGACCGGCGGTTCTGGCTGGCCGGGCGCGTAAAGATCGACAATTGGAACGGCAATCACGCCGCCGAAATGCATGTCGACGACCTTGCGCCGGTCGAATTCTGA